From a region of the Mercurialis annua linkage group LG1-X, ddMerAnnu1.2, whole genome shotgun sequence genome:
- the LOC126666217 gene encoding uncharacterized protein LOC126666217 isoform X2 → MGNTSSMLTQYDIEEVQQHCNHAFSQQEIVSLYKRFCQLDRNGVGFVSAEEFLSVPEFAVNPLSQRLFRMIDGLNFKEFVAFLSVFSPHAPLHHKIEFIFKVYDSNGNGKVAFNDMVNVLHDLTGHFISEQQREILGNPGLKMEVEVPVD, encoded by the exons ATGGGCAACACATCCTCAATGCTGACTCAGTACGACATCGAAGAAGTTCAACAACACTGCAATCACGCAT TCTCACAGCAAGAAATAGTATCACTGTATAAAAGATTCTGCCAATTGGATCGAAACGGAGTTGGGTTTGTCTCTGCTGAAGAGTTCCTCTCAGTACCTGAATTCGCCGTCAATCCACTTTCTCAG AGATTGTTCAGAATGATAGACGGATTAAATTTCAAGGAATTTGTGGCTTTCTTGTCTGTGTTCAGTCCTCATGCCCCTTTGCACCACAAAATAGAGT TTATTTTCAAGGTTTATGATTCCAATGGCAATGGCAAAGTTGCTTTCAATGACATGGTGAATGTGTTACATGATTTGACTGGACATTTTATCTCGGAACAGCAGAGGGAG ATTCTTGGAAATCCCGGTCTGAAGATGGAAGTAGAGGTTCCTGTGGATTAA
- the LOC126666217 gene encoding uncharacterized protein LOC126666217 isoform X1, translating to MGNTSSMLTQYDIEEVQQHCNHAFSQQEIVSLYKRFCQLDRNGVGFVSAEEFLSVPEFAVNPLSQRLFRMIDGLNFKEFVAFLSVFSPHAPLHHKIEFIFKVYDSNGNGKVAFNDMVNVLHDLTGHFISEQQREQVLICVLEEAGYTKDSFLVLSDFVKILGNPGLKMEVEVPVD from the exons ATGGGCAACACATCCTCAATGCTGACTCAGTACGACATCGAAGAAGTTCAACAACACTGCAATCACGCAT TCTCACAGCAAGAAATAGTATCACTGTATAAAAGATTCTGCCAATTGGATCGAAACGGAGTTGGGTTTGTCTCTGCTGAAGAGTTCCTCTCAGTACCTGAATTCGCCGTCAATCCACTTTCTCAG AGATTGTTCAGAATGATAGACGGATTAAATTTCAAGGAATTTGTGGCTTTCTTGTCTGTGTTCAGTCCTCATGCCCCTTTGCACCACAAAATAGAGT TTATTTTCAAGGTTTATGATTCCAATGGCAATGGCAAAGTTGCTTTCAATGACATGGTGAATGTGTTACATGATTTGACTGGACATTTTATCTCGGAACAGCAGAGGGAG CAAGTGCTTATCTGTGTCCTTGAGGAAGCAGGCTATACAAAGGATTCTTTTTTAGTTTTGTCAGACTTTGTGAAG ATTCTTGGAAATCCCGGTCTGAAGATGGAAGTAGAGGTTCCTGTGGATTAA